A single region of the Plasmodium reichenowi strain SY57 chromosome 9, whole genome shotgun sequence genome encodes:
- a CDS encoding translation initiation factor SUI1, putative, whose protein sequence is MFKNKVTLVNKNLLGSKDRKKLAITLKSTFHIEKEEDIDEILDKEDTTFCKVQKTKIVVYFSKNIPVLFSVNNIIYPTVYTLWKFPKMIPCFVIYPPASEFLLRGADLMIPGICKEIDNTDKLKEGCIWGVRVFNNPYLFAVGDCAVEYNNNKTFYDLKGKCLKLVHIFNDEIWKLGPQNVPHNSFKNKLIDSVEEVVDDFYSFRIYKEDKGKKTKTNVKTKENKEKEQNKNNNEFGWGSDNDNDNNNDEKTLNKSEKKCNDKNHTSTNEDELNKSEHKSVSNVRYLENFYKHFNVILDINNSNTNKKDTSSLLHNNNSNNMVKVESKINNLQNIQEINKTNILSSDKQLNEKKECQTDLNGIGTNLNSNEYNEILEHDDIINCKDNNNLNYEKNRICINEHIEEIKEDNLKENETNDNNMNDNKKTFELNTQQQDLLLSYLLLESLYSIPDENLPMEVSGIYSKMTKECAYIHLNKKFLEELNNMNNISYDIINEIKKNMIHLDMDVKKSSYKKLTKFIQHYSKMKLLKIKENRNIVSIVNIERQHALYKSYERINVELKKKYDIENEQTNLSINENKNKINKTPTNHSTNKGAQVLEFYIPSNKTLNIIQSIENKVDKSSYFNISQLKDIFRSYIKLNKLQCKENNDINNNNNNNNNNNINNNNFKGYVKLNEELKNIMNNLQEGSNIVPYETIMNQFISLQQPCYAIIKPNANFDVEPIKITKGVCPSIHIYSVARMKGKKYVTHITNLYLFHLDLNKFSEHLQKQLACSCSIVISPSTKKEEVLVQGNVVNQIYTILINNYNLPRKYIVLNSKG, encoded by the exons atGTTTAAGAATAAAGTAACCTTagtaaataaaaatctTCTTGGAAGCAAAGATAGGAAAAA ACTAGCCATAACACTAAAATCAACATTTCATATcgaaaaagaagaagataTCGATGAAATTTTAGATAAAGAAGATACCACCTTTTGTAAAGTAcagaaaacaaaaattgTAGTATATTTTTCGAAAAATATTCCCGTATTATTTAGCGTTAACAACATTATTTATCCTACTGTTTATACCTTATGGAAATTTCCAAAAATGATTCCTTGTTTCGTTATATATCCCCCCGCATCGGAGTTTCTATTGAGGGGTGCTGACTTAATGATACCAGGAATATGCAAAGAAATAGATAACACTGATAAGCTGAAAGAAGGATGTATATGGGGGGTTCGAGTATTTAACAACCCCTATTTATTTGCTGTTGGAGATTGTGCTGTTGaatacaataataataaaacattttatgATTTAAAAGGGAAGTGTTTAAAATTagtacatatatttaatgatGAGATATGGAAGTTGGGTCCACAAAATGTACCACATAACagttttaaaaataaattaatagaTTCTGTGGAAGAAGTAGTAGATGATTTTTATAGTTTCAGAATATATAAGGAAGACAAAGGAAAGAAGACTAAAACGAATGTAAAAACAAAGGAAAACAAGgaaaaagaacaaaataaaaataataatgagTTTGGTTGGGGAAgtgataatgataatgataataataatgatgaaaaaacATTGAATAAGTCcgaaaaaaaatgtaatgATAAGAATCATACATCAACAAATGAAGATGAATTAAACAAAAGTGAACATAAAAGTGTATCAAATGTAAGGTATTTggaaaatttttataaacactttaatgttatattagatataaataatagtaatacaaataaaaaagatacaTCCTCCttattacataataataatagtaataatatggTAAAAGTAGAGagtaaaataaataatcttcaaaatattcaagaaataaataaaacaaatatattatcatcagataaacaattaaatgaaaaaaaagaatgtCAAACAGATTTAAATGGTATTGGAACAAATTTAAATtcaaatgaatataatgaaatattagaacatgatgatataataaattgtaaagataataataatttaaattatgaaaaaaataggATATGTATAAATGAACATATTGAAGAAATTAAAGAAGACAActtaaaagaaaatgaaactaatgataataatatgaatgacAACAAAAAAACTTTTGAGCTTAATACTCAACAACAAGATTTATTGctatcatatttattattagaatCTTTATATTCAATACCTGATGAGAATTTACCAATGGAAGTTTCTGGTATTTATAGTAAAATGACTAAAGAATGTGCATATATACATctgaataaaaaattcctagaagaattaaataatatgaataatatatcttatgatataataaacgaaataaaaaaaaatatgattcATCTTGATATGGATGTTAAAAAATCaagttataaaaaattaacgAAATTTATACAACATTATtcaaaaatgaaattacTAAAAATTAAGGAAAACCGAAATATTGTATCTATTGTAAATATTGAGAGACAACATGCATTATATAAATCGTATGAACGAATAAATGTcgaattaaaaaaaaagtatgatattgaaaatgaacaaacaaatttaagtataaatgaaaataaaaacaaaataaataaaacacCTACTAATCATTCAACTAATAAAGGGGCTCAGGTATTAGAGTTTTATATACCATCtaataaaacattaaatattatacaatCAATTGAAAATAAAGTTGATAAAAGttcttattttaatataagTCAATTGAAGGATATTTTTAGaagttatataaaattaaacaaATTACAATGcaaagaaaataatgacataaataataataataataataataataataacaatatcaataataataattttaagggatatgtaaaattaaatgaggaattaaaaaatattatgaataacCTACAAGAAGGTTCAAATATCGTACCATACGAAACCATAATGAATCAATTCATATCTTTACAACAACCTTGTTATGCTATTATAAAACCAAATGCTAATTTTGATGTTGAACCAATTAAAATTACCAAAGGAGTATGTCCGTCGattcatatttattctGTTGCAAGAATGAAAGGGAAGAAATATGTTACTCATATTActaatttatatttatttcatttagATCTTAATAAATTTTCTGAACATTTACAAAAACAGCTAGCTTGTTCATGTTCAATAGTAATTTCTCCATCAACCAAAAAAGAAGAAGTTTTGGTACAAGGAAATGTAGTGaatcaaatatatactatcttaattaataattataatcttccaagaaaatatatagtcTTAAATTCGAAAGGatag
- a CDS encoding subunit of proteaseome activator complex, putative, which yields MEAYLNKIDKIEPSDQKIKEEYNKFKYDITKQAIESLRERIPKRIIFFNNLVNVNSEPGSILNVNDLDGVSYKYKINKIEENVRKKHKGNNSSDFDEREKKKDSLDGHVKHFSNNEDSKLIIDDKVLYTHYVPSHKQIYLELEKIKTYASELIEIIGNIKLWIQLNVPRIEDGNNFGVGIQEEAIQELARVEESAFNLYDAIVKYYMERAKISTKVLKYPNVSDYQEAVRELDEKEWIHIKITIVDMRNNYIMLYDLLYKNWEKVVKPKNEDAHHRMTF from the coding sequence ATGGAAGcttatttaaataaaattgatAAAATTGAACCGAGCgatcaaaaaataaaagaagaatataaCAAATTCAAATATGACATTACAAAACAAGCTATTGAATCGTTAAGAGAAAGAATACCTAAAcgaataatatttttcaataatTTAGTAAATGTAAATTCGGAGCCTGGGAGTATATTAAATGTTAACGATTTAGATGGTgtatcatataaatataaaataaataaaattgagGAGAATGTAAGAAAAAAGCATAAGGGTAATAATTCTAGTGATTTCGATGAAAGAgagaaaaagaaagatTCTTTAGATGGTCATGTAAAACATTTCTCGAATAATGAAGATAGCAAATTAATTATAGATGATAAAGttttatatacacattATGTACCATCAcataaacaaatatatttagaattagagaaaataaaaacatatgCTTCTGAGCTTATAGAAATTATaggaaatattaaattatggATACAATTAAATGTACCAAGAATAGAAGATGGAAATAATTTTGGTGTTGGTATACAAGAAGAAGCTATACAAGAATTAGCAAGGGTTGAGGAAAGTGCATTCAATTTATATGATGCTATagtaaaatattatatggaAAGAGCAAAAATATCTACGAAAGTATTGAAATATCCTAATGTTTCAGATTATCAAGAAGCTGTTAGAGAATTAGATGAAAAGGAATGGATACATATCAAAATTACTATTGTAGATATGagaaataattatattatgttatatgACCTTCTCTATAAAAATTGGGAAAAGGTCGTTAAACCAAAGAATGAAGACGCACATCACAGAATGACATTTTAA
- a CDS encoding apicoplast ribosomal protein L35 precursor, putative, with the protein MKCLLVKLFMFIFIRSYTYGIKYKINKAACMNKVGGIDIYSNIKYNMKKKEKKNINKKMNIYNNMIRKTNSLHKNFIPQQLVLFPRNKLLNEIKYFYISLTYHILKTEKKTKIHKSDFILHVRGCTNIKPKTNKSIAKRFKLTKNGKLIRKKPGRNHFLRKKTSSNKASLRKTTTIDSGRIQKKYKSVIFK; encoded by the coding sequence atgAAGTGTCTCTTGGTTAAGTTGTTcatgtttatttttatacgAAGCTATACATATggtataaaatataaaatcaaTAAAGCAGCATGTATGAATAAGGTAGGGGGAATAGATATATACTcaaacataaaatataatatgaaaaaaaaagagaaaaagaatataaataagaaaatgaacatatataataatatgataagaaaaacaaatagTTTACACAAAAATTTTATTCCTCAACAATTGGTTTTATTTCCACGTAACAAATTgttaaatgaaataaaatatttctatataaGTCTTACTTATCATATCTTaaaaacagaaaaaaaaacaaaaattcACAAAAGcgattttattttacatgTTCGTGGTTGTACAAATATTAAACCAAAAACGAATAAATCTATTGCTAAAAGATTTAAATTAACGAAAAATGGTAAACTCATAAGAAAGAAGCCAGGACGAAATCATTTCTtgagaaaaaaaacttCCTCAAATAAAGCTTCACTCAGGAAAACTACAACTATAGATTCTGGACGAATTcagaaaaaatataaaagtgttatttttaaatga
- a CDS encoding peptide deformylase, whose translation MLMYYSLFLFNLIICCNITSIYGYIHKARSLEPYIKNDQIKNYSSNIKQKRKSSLYLLKNEKDEIKVVKYPDPILRRRSEEVTNFDDNLKRVVRKMFDIMYESKGIGLSAPQVNISKRIIVWNALYEKRKEENERIFINPSIVEQSLVKVKLIEGCLSFPGIEGKVERPSIVSISYYDINGYKHLKILKGIHSRIFQHEFDHLNGTLFIDKMTQVDKKKVRPKLNELIRDYKATHTEEPAL comes from the exons atgttgATGTATTATTCgcttttcctttttaatttaataatatgttgTAACATTACAAGTATTTATGGATATATACACAAAGCTAGATCACTTGAaccatatataaaaaatgatcagataaaaaattatagtagtaatataaaacaaaagagaaaaagctctttatatttattaaaaaatgaaaaggaTGAGATAAAAGTCGTCAAGTACCCGGACCCTATATTAAGGCGACGAAGTGAAGAAGTCACAAATTTTGATGATAATTTGAAG AGAGTTGTGAGAAAAATGTTTGATATTATGTACGAGAGCAAAGGTATTGGTTTGTCTGCACCACAAGTAAATATAAGCAAACGAATTATTGTATGGAATGcattatatgaaaaaagaaaagaagaaaatgaacgaatatttattaatcCGTCCATAGTAGAACAAAGTTTAGTTAAAGTAAAATTAATAGAAGGATGTTTATCATTTCCTGGAATAGAAGGAAAAGTTGAACGACCTAGTATAGTATCTATATCATATTATGATATTAATGGatataaacatttaaaaattttgaaaGGTATACATTCTAGAATATTTCAACATGAATTTGATCATCTTAATGGtacattatttattgatAAAATGACACAAGTcgataaaaaaaaagtaagACCAAAACTTAACGAGCTAATTAGGGATTATAAGGCTACTCACACAGAAGAACCAGCCCTATAA
- a CDS encoding P1 nuclease, putative, with the protein MVTKKKCWRLKGGMSLVSFFCFFCFFLFFLLFNNNKSILYVDCFNNEGHEAIGMVAMSGLKNEQLYELKKLLNGKDLVDIGKWGHVVHDKINGAKSMHFNLQENDCRNINFECKDTNGLCLINSIKYFYNKLLSTNPDSQNKIYTNIDKKETLKKFKFIYPRNINFTDSDSLKYLISLISDLHQPLRIGFTHDNGGQDISITHFNMDGTKIKTNLFEYMDNEIIDKMINKYQSSWYSGWTHINRIFDEHKKDEELFEQHGIQVIDIWAKQIISEFCSEFYLHNYVTHFMMTKGDQLHFDTSKNIDIFYDLEFLLERLIRFNILRAGSRISIILNYIFSKKKFSHFRKKSIFDKDFQESQGYHLASAYKSNAIFINLTIIFVILLLLFYFNIIMKRRNKMHLPDKIEHIELQGKCN; encoded by the exons ATGGTCACTAAAAAAAAGTGTTGGAGACTAAAAGGTGGGATGTCTTTGgtatcttttttttgttttttttgtttttttttgttttttttgctttttaataataataaaagcATATTATATGTGGATTGTTTTAATAATGAGGGGCATGAGGCGATAGGTATGGTTGCGATGTCTGGTTTAAAGAATGAGCAATTATATGAGCTgaagaaattattaaatggTAAGGATTTAGTGGATATCGGAAAATGGGGACATGTAGTAcatgataaaataaatggaGCTAAAAGTATGCATTTTAATTTACAAGAAAATGATTgtagaaatataaattttgaATGTAAGGATACAAATGGTTTATGTTTAATAAAttcaataaaatatttttataataaattattatctacAAATCCTGATtcacaaaataaaatatatactaatattgataaaaaggagacattaaaaaaattcaaatttatatatccaagaaatattaattttacGGATTCGGATTCattgaaatatttaatatcGTTAATAAGTGATTTACATCAACCGTTAAGAATAGGATTTACTCATGATAATGGAGGACAAGATATAAGCATTACACATTTTAATATGGATGGAACTAAAATTAAGACAAATCTCTTTGAATATATGGATAACGAAATTATAgataaaatgataaataaatatcaaTCATCATGGTATAGTGGATGGACACATATCAATCGTATTTTTGATGAAcataaaaaagatgaagAATTATTTGAACAACATGGAATACAAGTTATAGATATTTGGGCTAAACAAATTATAAGTGAATTCTGTTCAGAATTTTATCTTCATAATTATGTAACACATTTTATGATGACTAAAGGAGATCAATTACATTTTGATACATCCaaaaatattgatatattttatgatcTAGAGTTCTTATTGGAAAGATTGATAcgttttaatatattaagagCTGGTTCTAGAATatctattatattaaattatattttttcaaaaaaaaaattttctcATTTCAGAAAAAAATCTATTTTTGATAAGG ATTTTCAAGAATCACAAGGATATCATCTTGCATCCGCTTATAAGAGCAATgctatttttattaaccttacaataatatttgtCATATTG ttgctactattttatttcaatATTATCATGAAACGAAGAAATAAAATGCACCTTCCCGATAAAATAGAACATATAGAATTACAAGGAAAATGTAACTAA
- a CDS encoding putative membrane protein (conserved Plasmodium membrane protein, unknown function~part of same gene as PRSY57_0906200A~gap found within coding sequence), translated as NKITKIADISKILNISYSVYFIPLFFYSLIWLRYMKNLDK; from the coding sequence AATAAGATAACGAAGATAGCAGATATATCTAAGATACTTAACATATCATACTCAGTTTATTTTATCcccttatttttttattccttAATATGGTTGAGGTATATGAAGAATTTGGATAAATAA
- a CDS encoding putative membrane protein (conserved Plasmodium membrane protein, unknown function~part of same gene as PRSY57_0906200B~gap found within coding sequence) → MNTHFLLWLILLICYKNVECVRKNKFYEKYKPLNFVNNYNKKIYKCYGRKIAQKRITRGNKFVVHFYNKKNNILYEIRKKLMSLEYEQLKIPLKSIFGLFNIFGFMFLLNHYNFINDIHTRSLIEITEKINTKIFLFNTINDVIRKLPEERHTIWKVALFALGHFSFQLIICNVSSFIFSFFTSNDINRNESGKELKNINEDYKDEENFMNKEKSYKEMDKTEKKENLHSNYNLKDILKNKMLKSMCILNHTGFIPMYIFNYILNKFKFIDKNITIFINFYHLLYSIMSKIYIHFCFIKNKEKILFSFNKLKYIDLIKYIFFNTYSLFISISLFLKYFKNIYTIYEQHYKPILTTFHSILIPSILIILSNILYQTHNVKAYFSFKDLFFVLSNKYFIFPSAMYLMFCMNKHYRLVK, encoded by the coding sequence ATGAATACACATTTTTTACTTTGGCTTATTTTATTGATTTGTTATAAGAATGTAGAATGTGTAAGAAAAAACAAgttttatgaaaaatataagcCCCTTAATTTTgtgaataattataataagaagatatataaatgcTATGGAAGAAAAATAGCACAAAAAAGGATAACTCGTGGTAATAAGTTTGTggttcatttttataataagaaaaataatatattatacgAAATAAGAAAGAAACTTATGTCTTTAGAATATGAGCAATTAAAAATTCCTTTGAAAAGTATTTTTGGTttatttaacatatttggatttatgtttttattaaatcattataattttattaatgaCATTCATACAAGATCTTTAATAGAAATAAcagaaaaaattaatacaaaaatttttttatttaatacaATAAATGATGTTATAAGAAAATTACCAGAAGAAAGACATACGATTTGGAAGGTTGCTTTGTTTGCTCTTGgtcatttttcttttcagctaattatatgtaatgtaagttcatttattttttctttttttacatCAAATGATATTAATAGAAATGAAAGTGGAAaggaattaaaaaatataaatgaagattataaagatgaagaaaattttatgaataaagaaaaaagcTATAAAGAAATGGATAAAACagagaaaaaagaaaatttacattcaaattataatttgaaggatatattaaaaaataaaatgttaaaGAGTATGTGTATATTAAATCATACAGGTTTTATACctatgtatatttttaattatatattaaacaaatttaaatttatagataagaatataaccatatttattaacttctatcatttattatatagtattatgtctaagatatatattcatttttgttttattaaaaataaagaaaaaattcttttttcatttaataaattaaaatatatcgatttaataaaatatatttttttcaatacatattctttatttatatctatatctctatttctaaaatattttaaaaatatatataccatATATGAACAACATTACAAGCCTATATTAACAACATTTCATAGTATATTAATACCTtctatattaataatattatctaatatattatatcaaaCTCATAATGTTAAAGCATATTTTTCGTTTAAGGATTTGTTTTTTGTGCTCAGcaataaatattttatcttcCCTTCAGCGATGTATCTTATGTTCTGTATGAATAAGCACTACCGATTGGTGAAG